Proteins from one Acropora muricata isolate sample 2 chromosome 9, ASM3666990v1, whole genome shotgun sequence genomic window:
- the LOC136928411 gene encoding zinc finger CCHC domain-containing protein 24-like, with protein sequence MQFARVDDSESTTLQFIGLLNTGNTYPSWKPDDSYKSHEIFSRTYLKSNPSQTLNGKWCSLMRTHQEFSEMSTLLSSSYFSHPTSNYQNYFYTNAENEKNYYKSAKQSSDFDLEISSGELYHLEDLDPSLLLDDQTSWSLDDEDKLSNLALTLQNTLLLTQRKRPKRPPEGYLCHLCFCKGHYIKDCPQARPKGEGLTPYQGKKRCFGEFKCPLCKRKWMSGNSWANTGQQCIKCYINVYPHKQRPLDKPDGLDVSDQTKEHPQDLCEKCKGLGYYCRRAQQS encoded by the exons ATGCAGTTCGCGCGTGTTGATGACAGTGAAAGCACAACACTTCAATTCATTGGCTTACTTAATACCGGAAATACGTACCCCTCTTGGAAACCAGATGATAGTTATAAAAGCCATGAAATTTTTTCGCGGACTTATTTGAAGAGCAATCCATCTCAAACGTTGAACGGCAAATGGTGTTCTCTCATGAGAACACACCAAGAATTCAGTGAAATGTCAACCTTGTTGTCTTCGTCTTATTTCTCCCACCCAACGAGTAATTACCAAAATTATTTCTACACGAACGCGGAAAATGAGAAG AATTATTATAAATCAGCCAAGCAAAGCTCAGACTTTGACCTGGAAATATCATCTGGAGAACTTTACCATCTAGAAGATTTGGACCCTTCACTGCTACTAGACGACCAAACGTCCTGGTCATTAGACGATGAAGACAAATTGTCAAACCTTGCTTTGACTTTGCAAAACACTTTGCTTCTAACTCAGAGAAAACGACCTAAGCGTCCACCAGAGGGCTACCTGTGCCATTTGTGCTTCTGCAAAGGCCATTACATCAAGGACTGTCCACAG GCGAGACCAAAAGGCGAGGGACTGACTCCATATCAGGGCAAGAAGAGGTGTTTTGGAGAATTTAAGTGTCCACTCTGCAAGCGCAAATGGATGAGTGGAAACAGCTGGGCCAACACAGGGCAACAGTGCATTAAGTGTTACATCAACGTGTATCCACACAAACAGAGACCGCTGGACAAGCCAGACGGACTTGATGTATCAGATCAGACGAAAGAACATCCCCAGGACCTCTGTGAGAAGTGCAAAGGACTGGGTTATTACTGTCGCAGGGCGCAACAGAGTTAA